A region from the Lolium perenne isolate Kyuss_39 chromosome 4, Kyuss_2.0, whole genome shotgun sequence genome encodes:
- the LOC127293971 gene encoding subtilisin-like protease SBT3.9: MVLLRYSPAKYALILLVIFALHGIGFASSEASDEVKKLYIVYLGERQHEDADHATASHHSILVSVLGSKDAASESILYSYKHGFSGFSAMLTEPHAKTIRGLPGVVSVRMNHMHSTHTTRSWDFMGLPYGQPNGVLASAGMGEGIIIGVIDSGIWPESPSFSDDGYDPPPARWKGTCQSGKSFSSKSCNKKIIGARWYADVVNETQLVGEFLSPRDLNGHGTHVASIAAGNIVHNTGFYGLASGVARGGAPRAQIAVYKACWSVGAPPADATCSEAAVMKAIDDAIHDGVDILSMSILSVLGHIPAFHAVAKGIPVVYAAGNFGPYAQMVGNVAPWLFTVAASTIDRLFPTAITLGNGQTLTGQSLFADMERANQFHKMKLYLDTMCNLTVANSTDVKGSIVLCFSTTSVLPIAQLYGLASAVINNGGEGFIFTQQSADFLVAWQFRAMSIPCVSVDLEVAYKIIQYFSTSHNPVAKVSLTQTTTGSVIPAPKIAAFSSRGPNSVYPTILKPEIAAPGVNILAAAPQVGIYKELGLYFFDSGTSMACPHVSGIIAVLKSLHPDWSPAALKSALMTTAYITDNNGLPLLADATPNKIADPFDYGAGFLNPTQASDPGLIYDIDASDYQKLFNCMLGSDTNGSCIATERSLFDLNLPSIAIPNLKSSETVSRTVTNVGQPDAVYKVSIEPPAGVDMLVEPMTLVFGTDTSSQSFKVTFKAMRKIQGDYSFGNLAWHDGGSHFVRIPIAVRVVIEDSYSTVS; this comes from the exons ATGGTTTTATTAAGGTATTCTCCGGCCAAATACGCTCTGATCTTGCTCGTGATTTTTGCTCTCCACGGTATCGGTTTCGCTTCGTCTGAGGCGTCAGATGAAGTGAAGAAG TTGTACATCGTCTACTTGGGGGAGAGACAGCACGAGGACGCTGATCATGCCACTGCCTCGCACCACAGCATCCTAGTTTCTGTTCTCGGAAGCAAGGACGCGGCTTCGGAGTCGATCTTGTACAGCTACAAGCATGGATTCTCTGGCTTCTCTGCAATGCTCACAGAACCACATGCCAAAACAATCAGAG GCCTACCTGGCGTGGTGAGCGTGAGGATGAACCACATGCATAGTACACATACTACTCGCAGCTGGGACTTCATGGGGCTGCCCTACGGCCAGCCGAATGGAGTTTTGGCAAGTGCCGGAATGGGAGAGGGCATCATCATCGGTGTAATTGACTCAG GTATTTGGCCAGAGTCACCGAGCTTCAGCGATGATGGATATGACCCCCCTCCTGCAAGATGGAAGGGGACCTGCCAATCTGGCAAGTCCTTCAGCTCCAAGAGCTGCAACAAGAAGATCATTGGTGCACGGTGGTATGCCGACGTTGTCAACGAAACCCAACTAGTAGGTGAATTTCTATCTCCAAGAGATCTCAACGGCCATGGCACCCATGTGGCCTCGATAGCAGCAGGGAACATCGTCCACAACACAGGCTTCTATGGGCTGGCATCCGGTGTTGCACGCGGCGGTGCACCAAGAGCCCAGATCGCAGTGTACAAGGCTTGCTGGAGTGTTGGAGCGCCACCAGCCGATGCCACTTGCAGTGAGGCGGCAGTCATGAAGGCAATAGATGATGCTATCCATGATGGAGTCGACATCTTATCGATGTCCATACTCAGTGTGTTGGGGCACATCCCCGCGTTTCATGCTGTGGCAAAGGGTATCCCGGTGGTATATGCAGCTGGGAATTTTGGGCCGTATGCCCAAATGGTGGGTAACGTAGCTCCATGGCTGTTTACGGTTGCAGCATCAACGATTGATCGGTTGTTTCCTACTGCTATCACTCTTGGAAATGGCCAGACACTTACG GGGCAATCCTTGTTTGCGGATATGGAAAGAGCAAATCAGTTTCACAAGATGAAGCTCTACTTAGATACCAT GTGTAACTTGACTGTTGCAAACAGTACAGATGTGAAAGGGAGTATTGTTCTTTGTTTTAGTACAACCTCTGTCCTCCCGATAGCACAATTGTATGGCTTAGCATCGGCAGTGATTAATAATGGAGGAGAAGGTTTTATCTTCACACAGCAAAGTGCCGACTTTCTTGTTGCTTGGCAGTTTCGTGCCATGTCCATCCCATGTGTTTCTGTTGATTTAGAAGTTGCCTACAAGATAATTCAGTATTTCAG TACCAGTCATAATCCGGTAGCAAAGGTTTCTTTGACTCAAACAACAACTGGAAGTGTAATTCCTGCTCCGAAGATTGCAGCTTTTTCATCTAGAGGTCCAAACTCTGTCTATCCTACCATCCTCAAG CCTGAAATTGCTGCACCGGGGGTGAATATTTTAGCAGCAGCACCACAGGTTGGCATTTACAAGGAATTGGGGCTCTACTTCTTTGATTCAGGGACATCAATGGCTTGCCCACATGTATCCGGCATTATAGCCGTGCTCAAGTCACTCCATCCAGACTGGTCACCTGCTGCTCTCAAATCAGCACTCATGACAACTG CATACATTACGGACAACAACGGTCTCCCATTACTAGCTGATGCTACCCCAAATAAGATTGCAGATCCTTTCGATTATGGAGCTGGATTCCTTAATCCGACTCAAGCAAGCGATCCTGGACTTATATATGATATTGATGCGTCAGATTACCAAAAGTTGTTCAACTGCATGCTTGGATCAGATACAAATGGTAGTTGCATAGCAACTGAGAGATCTTTGTTTGACTTGAATCTCCCATCAATCGCCATCCCTAATCTCAAGTCATCGGAAACGGTATCAAGGACTGTCACCAATGTGGGCCAACCTGATGCAGTGTATAAAGTGTCTATTGAGCCTCCTGCTGGCGTTGATATGCTGGTTGAACCCATGACATTGGTGTTTGGCACTGATACAAGCTCACAGTCTTTCAAGGTGACCTTCAAGGCAATGCGAAAGATCCAAGGCGATTACTCATTTGGTAATTTGGCGTGGCATGACGGAGGCAGCCATTTTGTCCGAATCCCTATTGCAGTTCGTGTTGTCATCGAAGATTCCTATTCAACTGTCTCCTAA